From a region of the Suncus etruscus isolate mSunEtr1 chromosome 11, mSunEtr1.pri.cur, whole genome shotgun sequence genome:
- the FGFR1OP2 gene encoding FGFR1 oncogene partner 2 isoform X1 translates to MSCTIEKALADAKALVERLRDHDNAAESLIEQTTALNKQVEAMKRYQEEIQELNEVARHRPRSTLVMGIQQENRQIRELQQENKELRTSLEEHQSALELIMSKYREQMFRLLMASKKDDPGIIMKLKEQHSKIDMVHRNSSEGVFLDASRHILEAPQHGLERRHLEANQNELQAHVDQITEMAAVMKKAIEIDEQQGCKEQERIFQLEQENRGLREILQITRESFLNLRRDEGSESTSSLSALVTSSDMRLRES, encoded by the exons ATGAGTTGCACAATTGAGAAGGCCCTTGCTGATGCCAAAGCTCTGGTTGAAAGGCTGAGAGATCATGACAATGCAGCAGAGTCACTTATTGAGCAGACCACAGCGCTCAATAAGCAGGTCGAAGCCATGAAGCGG TATCAGGAAGAAATTCAAGAACTGAATGAAGTTGCAAGACATCGACCACGGTccacattggttatgggaatccAGCAAGAAAATAGACAAATCAGAGAACTGCAGCAAGAAAACAAAG AATTACGTACATCCCTAGAAGAACATCAGTCTGCCTTGGAACTTATAATGAGCAAGTATCGAGAACAAATGTTTAGACTGCTAATGGCTAGCAAAAAAGATGATCCAGGTATAATAATGAAGTTAAAAGAGCAGCACTCCAAG ATTGACATGGTACACCGTAACAGCTCCGAAGGGGTCTTCCTTGATGCATCTCGGCACATCCTTGAAGCACCTCAGCATGGACTGGAGAGGAGGCACTTGGAAGCGAATCAGAAT gagTTACAGGCTCATGTTGACCAAATCACTGAGATGGCAGCAGTAATGAAGAAGGCGATTGAAATTGATGAGCAACAAGGTTGCAAGGAACAGGAACGGATATTTCAACTTGAA CAAGAAAACAGAGGCTTAAGAGAGATCCTTCAGATAACTCGAGAGTCATTTCTGAACCTTCGGAGAGATGAGGGGTCGGAGAGTACATCTTCACTGTCAGCTTTAGTGACCAGCAGTGACATGAGGCTGCGAGAGAGCTAA
- the LOC126022016 gene encoding LOW QUALITY PROTEIN: inorganic pyrophosphatase-like (The sequence of the model RefSeq protein was modified relative to this genomic sequence to represent the inferred CDS: inserted 2 bases in 1 codon; deleted 2 bases in 1 codon): MSIFSSEEHALSLSPECHFFXKNEKGQYISSFHDIPIYADKDMFHMVIKVSRLTSAKMEIDTKDPLIPIKQDVKKGKLCFVANLFPQKSYIWNYRAILKTWEDPGFNDKHTGCCDDNDPIDVCEIGNNVFDKVRTWVFSLLTMINKGETNCKVIAINTDDPDVNCNDVNPLKPDYLDTTVDWFRKYKISDGKPKNKFAFNTQLKIKNLQLILINIKFVRYLDNDHWIASVTMKTDGKGISCMNTTVAQSPFQCNAEAANATVDASPPCCETAFREPAVVHKWFYHQKI; this comes from the exons ATGAGCATCTTCAGCAGTGAGGAGCATGCCTTGTCcctatcccctgagtgccacttctT AAAAAACGAAAAAGGTCAATATATATCTTCATTTCATGATATTCCCATTTATGCAGATAAGGACATGTTCCACATGGTCATCAAGGTATCACGCTTAACTAGTGCCAAAATGGAGATTGATACCAAGGATCCTTTAATTCCAATTAAACAGGACGTGAAGAAAGGAAAACTTTGCTTTGTTGCAAATTTGTTCCCTCAAAAGAGTTACATCTGGAACTACAGAGCCATCCTGAAGACTTGGGAGGACCCAGGATTCAATGACAAGCACACTGGCTGCTGTGATGACAATGATCCAATTGATGTGTGTGAAATTGGAAACAATGTCTTCGACAAGGTGAGAACATGGG tcttcagctTATTGACCATGATCAACAAGGGGGAAACCAACTGCAAAGTCATTGCCATTAACACAGATGATCCAGATGTCAATTGTAATGATGTCAATCCACTGAAACCTGATTACCTGGACACCACTGTGGACTGGTTCAGAAAGTACAAGATTTCAGATGGGAAACCTAAGAACAAGTTTGCTTTCAACACtcagttaaaa ataaagaatttgcaactgatattaataaatatcaaatttGTTCGCTATTTAGATAACGACCATTGGATAGCATCAGTCACTATGAAAACAGATGGAAAAGGCATCAGCTGCATGAACACGACAGTGGCTCAGAGCCCCTTCCAATGCAATGCTGAGGCTGCCAATGCCACCGTGGACGCTTCACCACCATGTTGTGAAACTGCCTTCAGAGAACCAGCAGTTGTGCACAAGTGGTTCTATCACCAGAAGATCTGA
- the FGFR1OP2 gene encoding FGFR1 oncogene partner 2 isoform X2 — protein MSCTIEKALADAKALVERLRDHDNAAESLIEQTTALNKQVEAMKRYQEEIQELNEVARHRPRSTLVMGIQQENRQIRELQQENKELRTSLEEHQSALELIMSKYREQMFRLLMASKKDDPGIIMKLKEQHSKELQAHVDQITEMAAVMKKAIEIDEQQGCKEQERIFQLEQENRGLREILQITRESFLNLRRDEGSESTSSLSALVTSSDMRLRES, from the exons ATGAGTTGCACAATTGAGAAGGCCCTTGCTGATGCCAAAGCTCTGGTTGAAAGGCTGAGAGATCATGACAATGCAGCAGAGTCACTTATTGAGCAGACCACAGCGCTCAATAAGCAGGTCGAAGCCATGAAGCGG TATCAGGAAGAAATTCAAGAACTGAATGAAGTTGCAAGACATCGACCACGGTccacattggttatgggaatccAGCAAGAAAATAGACAAATCAGAGAACTGCAGCAAGAAAACAAAG AATTACGTACATCCCTAGAAGAACATCAGTCTGCCTTGGAACTTATAATGAGCAAGTATCGAGAACAAATGTTTAGACTGCTAATGGCTAGCAAAAAAGATGATCCAGGTATAATAATGAAGTTAAAAGAGCAGCACTCCAAG gagTTACAGGCTCATGTTGACCAAATCACTGAGATGGCAGCAGTAATGAAGAAGGCGATTGAAATTGATGAGCAACAAGGTTGCAAGGAACAGGAACGGATATTTCAACTTGAA CAAGAAAACAGAGGCTTAAGAGAGATCCTTCAGATAACTCGAGAGTCATTTCTGAACCTTCGGAGAGATGAGGGGTCGGAGAGTACATCTTCACTGTCAGCTTTAGTGACCAGCAGTGACATGAGGCTGCGAGAGAGCTAA